The window GCTCCGCCCGAGATTGAGGGCCGAGATGAAAGGCAAGTTCGAATGCTCATAGTCATGCAGATGGATGCCAAATCCGATCAGGTCCAGGCCGTGGTTGACGTGGTCGAGCAGCGCGGCCTCAAGGCCCATCCGATAGCCGGCGCCCAGCGCACGGCGATCGGCATTACCGGGAATATCGGGATCGTGGAGCCGGCGCTGTTTCAGCACATGCCGGGCGTCCTCGAGGTCATCCAGGTCAGCCATCCGTACAAACTGGTATCGCGCGAGTTTCGCCAGGAGGACTCGGTTTTCGAGGTGGCGGGCGTCAAGATCGGAGGTCCCGAGCTGGTGGTGATGGCCGGGCCATGTTCGGTCGAGAGCTACGAGCAGACTCTCGGCATTGCGCGAGCCATCAAGGCCAACGGTGCTCACATGCTTCGCGGCGGAGCCTTCAAGCCGCGCTCCAGCCCCTACAGCTTTCAGGGTCTGGGTCGGGAAGGGCTCCAGATTCTGGCCCGCGTGCGTGAGGAAACCGGCCTACCGGTGATCACCGAGGCGCTCGACATTGATGTTCTGGACGAAGTGGCCGAATACACGGACATTGTTCAGATCGGTGCTCGCAACATGCAGAACTTCA is drawn from bacterium and contains these coding sequences:
- the aroF gene encoding 3-deoxy-7-phosphoheptulonate synthase, with product MLIVMQMDAKSDQVQAVVDVVEQRGLKAHPIAGAQRTAIGITGNIGIVEPALFQHMPGVLEVIQVSHPYKLVSREFRQEDSVFEVAGVKIGGPELVVMAGPCSVESYEQTLGIARAIKANGAHMLRGGAFKPRSSPYSFQGLGREGLQILARVREETGLPVITEALDIDVLDEVAEYTDIVQIGARNMQNFTLLKRAGRCGRPVLLKRGMSATVTELLLAAEYVMDQGNVEVILCERGIRTFADHTRNTLDVAAFPAVKRISHLPIIADPSHAAGYRDKVLPLSLAALASGADGLLVEVHDHPEQALSDGGQALLPGDFEELMTEIRGLAPVLNRKLPAHATP